One genomic region from Evansella sp. LMS18 encodes:
- a CDS encoding MBL fold metallo-hydrolase encodes MGDTKGITVKEITRKVLSGDDIFILDVRNTDKFDDWRIEGKSVKIINKPYPDLSDGVDEIMGKLPKGEPVYVICAKGVSAKKAAEQIREQGYDNTYYVEGGMEAWSEHLEPIKVGDLTGGGALYQFVRIGKGCLSYIVESDGEGAVIDTNRMIGQYEEFLNSKNIKLKHLIDTHLHADHISGARELSNKTGGEYHLPPKDAEEVSFAYTPLKDGDEIKVGQSIIKAIYSPGHTIGSTSLIIDEKYLLTGDILFIDSIGRPDLAGKAEDWVADLRQTLYSRYKELTDELVVLPAHYMGINEMNADGSVFEKLGILYEKNHGLNIDDEEEFRKTVSENLPPQPNSHHDIRQTNMGKMEPDLGKQREMEIGPNRCAVR; translated from the coding sequence ATGGGTGATACAAAAGGGATTACAGTAAAAGAAATTACGCGTAAAGTCCTCAGTGGCGACGATATATTTATTCTGGACGTACGGAACACTGATAAATTTGATGACTGGCGAATAGAAGGCAAGAGCGTGAAAATTATTAATAAGCCTTACCCTGACCTTAGCGATGGTGTTGATGAAATAATGGGCAAGCTTCCAAAAGGGGAGCCGGTGTATGTCATATGTGCTAAAGGAGTGTCTGCCAAGAAAGCAGCAGAGCAGATTAGAGAACAGGGGTATGACAATACTTACTATGTCGAAGGTGGTATGGAGGCCTGGAGTGAGCACCTCGAACCAATAAAAGTGGGAGACCTGACTGGCGGAGGGGCCCTTTACCAATTTGTGAGAATTGGCAAAGGCTGTTTATCATATATCGTTGAGTCAGACGGTGAAGGGGCTGTAATTGATACAAATCGTATGATTGGCCAGTATGAGGAATTCCTGAACAGTAAAAATATTAAACTGAAGCATTTAATTGATACACACTTGCATGCCGACCACATTTCCGGTGCGAGGGAACTTTCGAATAAAACCGGAGGAGAATACCATCTTCCTCCAAAAGACGCGGAAGAAGTATCATTTGCATACACTCCTTTGAAGGACGGTGATGAAATAAAGGTGGGCCAGTCGATTATAAAAGCAATATATTCGCCTGGTCATACAATCGGGAGTACTTCTTTGATTATTGATGAGAAGTATTTGTTAACAGGAGATATTCTGTTCATTGATTCCATCGGGCGTCCCGACCTTGCCGGTAAAGCGGAGGACTGGGTTGCTGACTTGAGGCAAACACTGTACAGCCGCTATAAAGAGCTTACTGATGAGCTGGTCGTACTGCCGGCGCACTATATGGGCATTAATGAAATGAATGCCGATGGCAGCGTTTTTGAAAAGCTAGGTATCCTATATGAGAAGAATCACGGGCTGAATATTGACGATGAAGAGGAATTCAGAAAAACAGTGAGCGAAAATCTGCCCCCGCAGCCTAATTCCCATCATGATATCCGGCAGACAAACATGGGGAAAATGGAGCCGGATCTTGGGAAACAAAGGGAAATGGAAATCGGCCCAAATCGCTGTGCCGTACGATAA
- a CDS encoding SulP family inorganic anion transporter has product MLKKFMPIFEWLPNYKKSDLSGDMSAGLIVAIMLIPQGMAYAMLAGLPPVIGLYASTVPLLIYALFGTSRQLAVGPVAMVSLLVLTGVSTIAEPGTDEYISLVLLLMLMIGVIQLLMGTLKLGFLVNFMSHAVISGFTSAAAIIIGLSQLKHLIGVSLEADKDVFLILWETVNRISEINSVTLSIGVISIILLIVLKKLIPKIPAPLIVVVASILTVYFLQLQDAGVKIIGEVPQGLPSLSLPAVTGEALIALLPIALTISFVGFMESIAMAKAIAAKEKYKVVPNKELTGLGLANIGGSFFTGYPVTGGFSRSAVNYQAGARTPLATIITAVLITLTLLFFTGLFYYLPNAVLAAIIMVAVYSLIDVKEAKYLFRIRKSDGSVWVITFLATLFFGIVEGIIIGVIYSLLVFVGKRAYPHVAELGYLEEERVYRNIQRYPNAETEPENLIYRFDSSLFFANMGIFEDRLNERLIDKPDTKWVVLDFSGVNTIDAVAIHHLEEIMETQANDHGVKFLFSGVKGPVRDLFEKAGWEKKYGGVYKFMSIDHARQAIREERV; this is encoded by the coding sequence TTGTTAAAGAAGTTTATGCCAATTTTTGAATGGCTGCCAAATTATAAAAAATCAGACTTAAGCGGGGATATGTCCGCTGGTTTGATTGTTGCAATCATGCTTATTCCACAGGGGATGGCTTATGCGATGCTTGCTGGCCTGCCGCCGGTGATCGGTCTGTACGCATCCACTGTTCCACTGCTGATATACGCGCTGTTCGGCACTTCAAGACAGCTTGCTGTGGGGCCGGTTGCCATGGTTTCGCTGCTGGTACTCACCGGGGTTTCCACGATAGCAGAGCCGGGAACGGACGAATATATTTCCCTCGTTCTTCTGCTTATGCTCATGATCGGGGTAATCCAGCTCCTGATGGGTACCCTGAAACTCGGATTTTTAGTCAACTTTATGTCCCATGCGGTAATCAGCGGTTTTACTTCTGCAGCCGCAATAATTATCGGGCTCAGTCAGCTGAAGCACCTCATCGGTGTCAGTCTGGAGGCGGATAAAGATGTCTTTTTAATCCTCTGGGAGACAGTAAACAGAATTTCTGAAATCAATTCTGTTACGCTTTCTATTGGTGTAATCAGTATCATTTTATTAATTGTCCTTAAAAAACTAATTCCTAAAATACCTGCCCCTTTAATTGTAGTGGTGGCAAGTATATTAACGGTATATTTTCTCCAGCTGCAAGATGCGGGAGTAAAGATAATAGGGGAAGTGCCGCAGGGACTGCCTTCATTGAGCCTGCCGGCTGTGACTGGAGAAGCACTCATCGCTTTGCTGCCTATAGCGCTCACTATATCGTTTGTAGGGTTTATGGAGTCCATAGCAATGGCAAAGGCAATTGCCGCAAAGGAAAAATACAAGGTAGTGCCGAATAAAGAACTTACAGGGCTGGGGCTTGCTAATATAGGAGGTTCATTTTTCACAGGTTACCCTGTCACAGGTGGTTTTTCCCGTTCTGCTGTGAACTATCAGGCAGGAGCAAGAACACCGCTTGCCACAATCATCACCGCGGTTCTTATCACTCTAACATTACTGTTTTTTACCGGCTTATTCTATTACCTGCCTAATGCAGTTCTGGCAGCTATTATTATGGTGGCTGTATATAGTCTCATCGATGTAAAGGAAGCGAAGTATCTTTTCAGGATCAGGAAGTCAGATGGCTCTGTATGGGTGATTACTTTTCTGGCGACTTTGTTTTTCGGCATCGTCGAAGGAATCATTATCGGTGTTATATACTCGCTTCTTGTCTTTGTAGGCAAAAGAGCATATCCTCATGTTGCGGAACTTGGATATCTGGAAGAGGAAAGGGTATACAGGAATATACAGAGGTACCCGAACGCTGAAACAGAACCAGAGAATCTCATTTACCGGTTTGATTCTTCCTTGTTTTTCGCGAACATGGGGATTTTCGAGGACAGGCTTAACGAAAGACTGATTGATAAACCGGACACAAAATGGGTGGTGCTCGATTTTTCAGGCGTCAATACGATAGATGCGGTAGCCATCCATCACCTCGAAGAAATTATGGAAACACAGGCGAACGACCATGGAGTGAAATTTCTTTTTTCCGGAGTCAAAGGGCCGGTGAGAGACTTGTTTGAAAAAGCAGGATGGGAAAAGAAGTACGGCGGCGTGTATAAGTTTATGTCAATAGACCATGCGCGTCAGGCAATACGAGAGGAGAGAGTGTAG
- a CDS encoding rhodanese-like domain-containing protein: protein MDWIINGLIVILLVWFLAGRILPAKGVKQMTTGELKKITGDKKRQFIDVRTPGEYAGNHIKGFKNIPVHELRGRLNELSKDKEVVVICQSGMRSNKASKILAKKGFAEVTNVQGGMSSWRG from the coding sequence ATGGATTGGATTATAAACGGACTGATTGTTATTTTACTCGTCTGGTTTCTGGCAGGAAGGATACTCCCTGCAAAAGGAGTTAAACAGATGACCACCGGAGAATTAAAAAAAATCACAGGTGACAAAAAACGCCAGTTCATTGATGTGAGAACTCCCGGCGAGTATGCCGGAAACCACATTAAAGGATTCAAAAACATTCCTGTGCATGAACTTCGGGGAAGGCTTAATGAACTATCAAAAGACAAGGAAGTTGTAGTTATCTGCCAAAGCGGCATGCGAAGCAATAAGGCGAGTAAAATCCTTGCCAAAAAGGGCTTTGCCGAAGTGACAAACGTCCAGGGAGGCATGTCCTCCTGGAGAGGATAA
- a CDS encoding metal-sensitive transcriptional regulator codes for MEYNDQMKNRMKRIEGQVKAIVRMMEEEKDCKDLVGQMSAARNAMDRAIGLVVSTNLEQCVRDQIEKGEDTEELIQEAVNLLVKSR; via the coding sequence ATGGAATACAATGATCAGATGAAGAACAGAATGAAAAGAATCGAAGGCCAGGTAAAGGCTATTGTAAGAATGATGGAAGAGGAGAAAGATTGTAAAGATCTCGTGGGCCAGATGTCAGCTGCCAGGAATGCAATGGACCGGGCAATCGGGCTGGTTGTAAGCACTAATCTGGAGCAATGTGTCCGCGATCAGATTGAAAAAGGCGAAGATACGGAAGAATTAATCCAGGAAGCCGTGAACCTGCTGGTTAAAAGCAGATAA
- a CDS encoding sulfurtransferase TusA family protein, giving the protein MNADKVLDAKGLACPMPIVKTKKEIEKMESGQVIEIHATDKGAKSDLSAWAKSGGHELLQDTEEDGVFKFWIKKA; this is encoded by the coding sequence ATGAACGCAGATAAAGTATTAGACGCTAAAGGACTGGCATGCCCAATGCCAATCGTGAAAACAAAGAAAGAAATTGAAAAAATGGAATCAGGACAGGTTATTGAAATTCATGCAACAGATAAAGGTGCTAAAAGCGACCTTTCAGCATGGGCAAAATCCGGCGGGCACGAACTTCTTCAGGACACAGAAGAAGACGGCGTATTCAAGTTCTGGATTAAAAAAGCATAA
- a CDS encoding DsrE/DsrF/DrsH-like family protein: MSEKKKTTIVLFSGDYDKAMAAYIIANGAAAYDHEVTIFHTFWGLNALRKENQVPVKKNFMEKMFGKMMPRGADKMGLSKMNYLGMGPKMIKQVMKKHNAMPLPDLIQMAQEQDVKLVACTMTMDLLGLQKEELLEEIELAGVAAYLGDAADGNVNLFI; the protein is encoded by the coding sequence ATGTCAGAAAAGAAAAAAACAACGATTGTACTATTCAGCGGTGACTACGATAAAGCAATGGCAGCATATATCATAGCGAACGGAGCAGCTGCCTACGATCATGAAGTAACGATCTTCCACACATTCTGGGGATTGAATGCACTTCGGAAAGAAAACCAGGTGCCTGTTAAAAAGAATTTTATGGAAAAAATGTTTGGAAAAATGATGCCTCGCGGGGCAGACAAAATGGGCTTGTCTAAGATGAACTACCTTGGCATGGGGCCTAAGATGATTAAACAAGTTATGAAAAAGCATAATGCCATGCCTTTGCCTGATCTCATTCAAATGGCACAGGAACAGGATGTGAAACTAGTGGCTTGCACAATGACAATGGACCTGCTTGGCCTTCAAAAAGAAGAACTTCTTGAGGAAATTGAATTAGCAGGTGTCGCTGCATACCTTGGAGACGCAGCAGATGGTAATGTTAACCTGTTTATCTAA
- a CDS encoding DUF302 domain-containing protein, protein MFHYTKESSMGMQETIDKLQENLQEEKFGVLWEFDVKGKLNEKGLDFEDPFVVLEVCNPHEAKRVLDVNKLVGYFLPCKIVVYKEEEQVKIGMPRPTELIKAVEDSQLTEIAEDIEKRLIAAIDKSV, encoded by the coding sequence ATGTTCCATTACACGAAAGAATCTTCCATGGGAATGCAGGAAACAATTGATAAGCTTCAGGAAAACTTACAGGAGGAGAAATTTGGGGTTCTGTGGGAGTTTGATGTGAAGGGAAAGCTGAATGAGAAAGGGCTGGACTTCGAAGATCCTTTTGTCGTGCTGGAGGTTTGCAATCCTCATGAGGCGAAACGGGTACTGGACGTTAATAAACTTGTGGGATATTTCCTTCCTTGTAAGATTGTCGTATACAAAGAAGAAGAGCAGGTTAAAATTGGCATGCCGAGACCAACGGAATTAATTAAAGCGGTAGAGGATAGCCAGCTAACTGAAATCGCTGAAGATATTGAGAAAAGACTGATTGCTGCTATTGATAAAAGCGTTTAA
- a CDS encoding sulfurtransferase TusA family protein, which yields MIKTDKVLDAKGLACPMPIVKTKKAVNELGPGQVLEIQATDKGSTADLKAWADRGGHQYLGTTEEEGVLKHYLRKATSDEEKTETSYSQVINNEELQSKLDANEDIVLLDVREEAEYSFNHIPGAVSIPLGDLEDRMGELDKNAEIYVVCRTGSRSDLASQKLTEKGFDNITNVVPGMSEWTGAIEKNVK from the coding sequence ATGATTAAAACAGACAAAGTACTTGATGCTAAAGGGCTTGCATGTCCGATGCCGATTGTCAAAACCAAAAAGGCTGTTAATGAATTGGGGCCAGGGCAGGTTCTGGAGATCCAGGCAACGGATAAAGGCTCTACTGCTGACCTGAAAGCATGGGCAGACAGAGGTGGCCACCAGTACCTTGGTACTACAGAAGAAGAGGGTGTTCTAAAACATTACCTCAGAAAAGCAACAAGTGATGAAGAAAAAACAGAAACAAGTTACTCTCAAGTAATTAATAATGAAGAGCTGCAGAGCAAACTGGATGCTAATGAAGATATTGTTTTACTTGATGTGCGGGAAGAAGCCGAGTATTCATTTAACCATATCCCGGGAGCTGTCTCTATCCCGCTTGGAGATTTGGAAGACCGTATGGGTGAACTGGATAAGAATGCAGAAATTTATGTGGTCTGCCGTACCGGAAGCAGAAGTGACCTTGCTTCACAGAAGCTTACTGAAAAAGGTTTTGACAATATCACAAATGTGGTGCCTGGCATGAGCGAGTGGACTGGGGCAATTGAAAAGAATGTGAAGTAA
- a CDS encoding MBL fold metallo-hydrolase: protein MAITELTAKEVTKKVINKEDLFILDVRNEGDFNDWKIEGDKVQHLNVPYFDLIDGVEGILDKLPEDKEILVVCAKEGSSVFVAEMLDEAGVDAAYLKGGMKSWSEHLEPVKVGDLKDGGEMYQFVRIGKGCLSYMVVSNGEAAIVDATRMTDVYTGFADELGVKITHVFDTHLHADHISGGRIIAEETGAKYWLPPKDAGEVTFEYNALEDGNDVKIGNTTINIHPLYSPGHTIGSTSFVIDEKYLLSGDILFIDSIGRPDLAGLAEDWVGDLRETLYNRYRELSDELVVLPAHFMIMDELNDDGTVAAKLGDLFAENHGLNIEDEKEFRKMVTENLPPQPNAYQEIRETNMGKINPDEEKQREMEIGPNRCAVR from the coding sequence ATGGCGATTACAGAACTAACTGCGAAGGAAGTAACTAAAAAGGTTATTAATAAGGAAGATCTTTTTATTCTTGATGTTCGTAATGAAGGGGATTTTAACGACTGGAAAATCGAAGGTGATAAAGTACAGCACCTGAACGTACCGTACTTTGACCTGATTGACGGAGTGGAAGGGATACTTGATAAACTTCCTGAGGATAAGGAAATTCTTGTTGTCTGTGCAAAAGAAGGTTCTTCTGTTTTTGTAGCTGAGATGCTGGATGAAGCAGGCGTGGATGCTGCATACCTGAAGGGCGGCATGAAATCATGGAGTGAACACCTGGAGCCAGTAAAAGTAGGAGACCTGAAAGACGGCGGGGAAATGTACCAGTTTGTCCGTATCGGTAAAGGCTGCCTGTCTTATATGGTAGTTTCCAACGGCGAAGCAGCTATTGTAGACGCAACACGAATGACTGATGTGTATACTGGGTTTGCAGATGAGCTGGGGGTAAAAATCACTCATGTATTCGATACTCACCTCCATGCTGACCATATTTCAGGTGGAAGAATAATCGCTGAGGAAACAGGTGCTAAGTACTGGCTGCCACCGAAAGATGCAGGAGAAGTGACATTTGAATACAATGCGCTTGAGGACGGCAATGATGTTAAAATCGGGAACACTACAATCAATATTCATCCGCTGTACTCACCAGGCCACACAATCGGGTCTACGTCCTTTGTAATCGATGAAAAGTATCTTCTATCCGGAGACATTCTGTTCATTGATTCCATCGGACGGCCTGACCTTGCAGGGCTTGCTGAGGACTGGGTAGGCGACCTGAGAGAAACTCTATACAATCGTTACAGAGAGCTTTCCGATGAGTTGGTTGTTCTTCCGGCACACTTTATGATCATGGATGAACTTAATGACGACGGAACGGTTGCAGCTAAACTTGGAGATCTGTTCGCTGAAAACCATGGGCTGAATATTGAGGATGAAAAAGAGTTCAGAAAAATGGTTACCGAAAACCTGCCGCCGCAGCCGAATGCGTATCAGGAGATTCGTGAAACAAACATGGGTAAAATCAACCCTGATGAAGAAAAACAGCGCGAAATGGAAATCGGCCCAAACCGCTGTGCGGTGAGATAA
- a CDS encoding rhodanese-like domain-containing protein, translating to MLKKYWPVLIIALFLAGAGAYKASMTEDIEQINTAQLAELLEEDREGLYFVDVREAHEFEEGHINGMVNVPLSSLTDNYAAIPEDKKVVIICRSGSRSLQAANILKESGYSNITNVTGGMQQWSGEVIK from the coding sequence TTGCTGAAAAAATACTGGCCTGTATTAATAATTGCTTTATTTTTAGCAGGAGCGGGCGCTTATAAAGCATCAATGACAGAAGACATTGAACAAATCAATACTGCTCAGCTCGCAGAACTGCTGGAAGAAGACAGAGAAGGTTTATACTTTGTTGACGTAAGGGAAGCACATGAGTTTGAAGAAGGCCATATTAACGGCATGGTTAATGTTCCTCTTAGTTCTTTAACGGACAACTATGCAGCTATTCCGGAGGATAAAAAGGTAGTGATTATCTGCCGCAGCGGAAGCAGAAGCCTCCAGGCAGCTAATATCCTTAAAGAATCCGGATACAGTAATATTACTAATGTGACCGGCGGAATGCAGCAGTGGTCCGGGGAAGTCATCAAATAA
- a CDS encoding DUF2892 domain-containing protein has product MGQYLPDTTERVEEHTSDKVNEEISEQTKRNIEYYKNQSKEEIDKRLEELEAEWDTERVLEANASTLILIGTTLGATVSRKWLALPLVVSSFLLQHALQGWCPPLAVLRRLGIRTANEINEEKTALKEIRGDFH; this is encoded by the coding sequence TTGGGACAGTACTTGCCAGATACAACAGAAAGAGTAGAGGAACATACAAGTGATAAAGTAAATGAGGAAATTTCAGAACAGACGAAAAGAAACATTGAGTATTATAAAAATCAGAGTAAAGAAGAGATCGACAAGCGTCTTGAAGAGCTGGAGGCTGAATGGGATACAGAAAGGGTCCTTGAAGCTAATGCGTCAACACTTATTTTGATTGGAACAACGCTCGGGGCGACTGTCAGCCGGAAATGGCTTGCACTTCCTCTCGTTGTAAGCAGCTTTCTGCTGCAGCACGCACTGCAGGGATGGTGTCCTCCCTTGGCAGTTTTAAGACGTCTCGGAATTAGAACAGCCAATGAAATTAACGAAGAAAAGACTGCGCTTAAGGAGATTCGTGGAGATTTTCACTAA
- a CDS encoding redoxin domain-containing protein yields the protein MEDFLFYSVIILWFLQIFTVFLLVLLFRQFGEVYLSTAESIKRDGVAIGEKAPDHTCFSYTRREEVTWSSILENPAIIAFVSPDCKPCREMLSHWNTVQKQLSEKIQFILVFTGDDKKVRRMIQEFKLQGEIILDRKEESFHHFKVRVTPFAFAVEQDLSVKDKGLCGTKEHLSLLAENITKGDDDR from the coding sequence ATGGAGGATTTTCTTTTTTACTCTGTTATCATCCTCTGGTTTCTCCAGATTTTTACCGTGTTTCTCCTCGTATTGCTTTTCAGGCAGTTTGGCGAAGTGTACTTAAGCACAGCGGAAAGCATTAAAAGGGACGGTGTGGCAATCGGAGAAAAAGCCCCGGACCATACCTGTTTCTCCTATACAAGAAGAGAGGAAGTGACATGGTCCTCCATTCTGGAAAATCCGGCGATCATTGCCTTTGTATCCCCCGACTGTAAACCTTGCAGGGAGATGCTCAGTCACTGGAACACCGTCCAGAAGCAATTATCAGAGAAGATACAGTTCATCCTTGTTTTTACAGGGGATGACAAAAAAGTCAGAAGGATGATTCAGGAGTTTAAGCTTCAGGGAGAAATAATTCTTGATAGAAAAGAGGAGTCTTTTCACCACTTTAAAGTCCGGGTTACTCCATTCGCATTTGCAGTAGAGCAGGATTTGAGTGTAAAAGATAAGGGGCTCTGCGGGACAAAAGAGCATCTCTCTTTACTGGCAGAAAATATAACGAAAGGAGATGATGATAGATGA
- a CDS encoding rhodanese-like domain-containing protein, with amino-acid sequence MNNGYEEISPEEIRKRIHKGEKLSIIDVREPQEVAEGTIPDAENIPLGELLTRLNNIDKDKEHIIVCRSGNRSGLASEWLTDRSYQVKNMTGGMLKWNEEEQDMQ; translated from the coding sequence ATGAATAATGGATATGAAGAAATTTCTCCTGAAGAAATAAGAAAACGCATCCATAAAGGAGAGAAACTGAGCATCATTGATGTGAGAGAGCCCCAGGAGGTTGCAGAGGGGACGATCCCCGACGCTGAAAACATACCACTGGGAGAACTGCTTACCCGTCTGAATAATATTGACAAGGATAAGGAACATATTATTGTCTGCCGTTCAGGTAACCGAAGTGGACTTGCCAGTGAATGGCTTACAGACAGAAGTTATCAAGTGAAGAATATGACTGGCGGTATGCTGAAATGGAATGAGGAAGAGCAGGATATGCAGTGA
- a CDS encoding MauE/DoxX family redox-associated membrane protein produces MGEHFTNILIIHTASFFILTGIAKLFSFKQFLLYTADFQILPRPVSYAAGSLIPILEIAGGFLLLFYGWWNTGAAILLVLLTLFGFSLLKIINSGRKIRCGCYGKWLAAEADIFSLGKAIYFFFLLLFISASVPRTGIHLGIPAIVTGVLLTSLVIAAQKMWQLYQQNKQQLQNKR; encoded by the coding sequence ATGGGGGAGCATTTCACAAATATCTTAATTATCCATACCGCAAGTTTTTTCATTCTCACAGGTATCGCAAAGCTTTTCTCTTTTAAACAATTTCTGCTGTATACTGCAGACTTTCAGATTTTACCCCGGCCTGTATCCTATGCTGCCGGCTCCCTCATCCCTATCCTTGAAATAGCTGGCGGTTTTTTACTTTTATTTTATGGCTGGTGGAATACAGGGGCAGCAATCTTACTCGTTTTACTGACTTTGTTCGGCTTCAGCCTTTTAAAAATAATCAATTCCGGGAGAAAAATCAGATGCGGCTGTTATGGAAAATGGCTTGCCGCAGAAGCAGATATTTTCAGTTTAGGAAAAGCCATTTATTTTTTCTTTCTGCTGCTCTTCATCAGTGCCTCTGTTCCCAGAACCGGCATTCATCTGGGCATCCCGGCGATCGTTACAGGGGTTCTATTGACCTCGCTTGTAATTGCGGCCCAAAAAATGTGGCAGCTTTATCAGCAAAACAAACAACAGCTGCAGAATAAACGATAA
- a CDS encoding carbonic anhydrase, producing the protein MREESLDLSNKNFMRRIKEKDPTYFDELRKGQHPDYFVLSCSDSRVSPTAITDMPLGRMFVHRNIANQVRREDDSFTAGLYYSLKHLKVKKIIIEGHTFCGGVQAAWHGNEEEHLQPWLNHIRESLPYEGYNSVSDEELARINVLSQVENLKAHPVFEQYGEGVDVIGCLFHVESGEIEWLDTDGDGTPGEL; encoded by the coding sequence TTGCGTGAAGAGTCACTGGATCTCAGCAATAAAAACTTCATGCGGAGAATAAAAGAAAAGGACCCAACTTACTTCGATGAACTGAGGAAAGGGCAGCATCCCGATTATTTTGTCCTTTCCTGCAGCGATTCCAGGGTAAGTCCCACGGCTATTACAGATATGCCTTTAGGGAGAATGTTTGTCCACCGGAATATCGCCAACCAGGTAAGAAGGGAAGACGATAGCTTTACCGCAGGCCTTTATTACAGCTTAAAACATCTTAAAGTAAAAAAGATTATTATTGAAGGCCATACATTCTGCGGCGGGGTACAAGCCGCATGGCATGGTAATGAGGAAGAACATTTACAGCCCTGGCTCAACCATATCAGGGAAAGCCTTCCATATGAAGGGTATAACAGCGTATCCGACGAAGAACTGGCCAGGATAAATGTACTCAGCCAGGTGGAAAACCTGAAGGCTCATCCGGTTTTTGAACAGTACGGGGAAGGTGTGGATGTAATTGGCTGCCTTTTCCATGTGGAATCAGGAGAGATTGAATGGCTGGATACGGACGGCGATGGCACACCAGGTGAATTGTAA
- a CDS encoding rhodanese-like domain-containing protein, with the protein MKEYSPKEVNELIKSNDENIVVIDVREHEEVAAGKIPEAVHIPLGELPEAAGGLNKEKQYIMVCRSGARSGRATEFMGASGFIAVNMAGGMLHWEYATN; encoded by the coding sequence ATGAAAGAATACTCACCAAAGGAAGTAAATGAACTTATTAAAAGTAATGATGAAAATATTGTTGTCATTGATGTGCGAGAACATGAGGAAGTCGCAGCCGGGAAAATCCCGGAAGCAGTGCATATACCCCTGGGAGAACTTCCGGAAGCAGCAGGCGGCCTGAATAAAGAGAAACAGTATATCATGGTCTGCCGATCTGGAGCCCGCAGCGGCAGGGCAACTGAATTTATGGGAGCTTCAGGTTTTATCGCTGTGAATATGGCTGGCGGAATGCTTCATTGGGAATACGCGACTAATTAA